A window from Setaria italica strain Yugu1 chromosome VIII, Setaria_italica_v2.0, whole genome shotgun sequence encodes these proteins:
- the LOC101757657 gene encoding uncharacterized protein LOC101757657 translates to MDQKTKVVACTAAAYMLLSMMAMVSIESRKRKQPARREGITYGPIDEKDRMRLEYLNNKIWKDDTVCVNILRLNRAKLFRFCNLFRDRGLLEDTIHCCVEQQVAMFLNTVGHNLRNRVVGTNFDRSGETVSRYFNRVLRAVGELRGELIRPPPLETPTKIQGNHKWDPYFKDCNGAIDGTHVRASVPKDMELSFRGRKSYASQNVMAAVDFDLRFTYVLAGWEGIAHDALVLRDALERENGLRVPQGKFYLVDAGYGAKPGFLPPFRGVRYHLNEWGNNPVQNEKELFNLRHSSLRITVERAFGCLKRRFKILDDATPFFPFPTQVDIVVACCIIHNWVIQDGIDEFFIEDNNLSSYNYATTYSGQANEHTEMGLGRGTGVAAWTSPMSNFMLKNVANVVASGVKTRKGFKKVYFNACARAVNEKFNTTLNGEQIKNHLKTWQRKWAKITRLKSLSASGFDEDNYIITLDEEHYNGHVHDHKADAEYLNKPLENYAEMETIFGKDMATGKFAKDSSAPLGTEDGDTEDGSANGTEEDPSSVFEEGATSNARPNKRDKIVESAEDGLIGAFNRVGDKLAMAIKQVAKSNNELPKDLFAKVNSLSVSGFNDLQISTYYVHLVANPLIGKAFYGLPFEHQLHWMAIFVSKKFPGQ, encoded by the exons ATGGATCAAAAAACCAAGGTTGTTGCTTGTACTGCTGCTGCATATATGTTGTTGTCAATGATGGCCATGGTTAGTATTGAGTCTAGAAAACGTAAGCAACCTGCAAGGAGAGAAGGTATTACTTATGGACCTATCGATGAAAAGGATAGGATGAGACTTGAGTACCTAAACaacaaaatttggaaggatGATACAGTTTGTGTGAACATACTAAGACTAAATAGAGCCAAGTTGTTtcggttttgcaacctattcagGGATCGTGGTTTGCTTGAAGATACCATCCATTGTTGTGTCGAGCAGCAAGTGGCAATGTTTCTAAATACCGTGGGGCACAACCTTAGGAACAGAGTAGTTGGGACTAATTTTGATAGATCCGGAGAAACAGTCAGTCGTTATTTTAATAGGGTTCTTCGTGCTGTTGGTGAGCTACGAGGGGAATTAATTAGGCCACCGCCATTGGAAACTCCTACCAAAATACAAGGGAACCACAAATGGGATCCTTACTTTAAGGATTGTAATGGAGCCATCGATGGTACACATGTAAGAGCCTCTGTTCCTAAGGATATGGAGTTATCCTTTCGTGGTAGGAAGTCATATGCCTCTCAAAATGTAATGGCTGCCGTAGATTTTGATCTCCGGTTCACCTATGTATTGGCTGGTTGGGAGGGGATAGCACATGATGCACTAGTGTTACGAGATGCTTTGGAGCGTGAGAATGGACTTCGAGTGCCACAAG GCAAATTCTACCTAGTTGATGCCGGATATGGAGCAAAACCAGGATTCTTGCCCCCTTTTCGTGGTGTTCGTtaccacttgaatgagtgggggAATAATCCTGTACAAAATGAGAAGGAGCTATTCAACCTTAGGCACTCATCTCTTCGTATCACAGTAGAGCGTGCATTTGGGTGTCTAAAGAGAAGATTCAAAATTCTCGATGATGCcactcctttctttccttttccaacTCAAGTAGACATTGTTGTTGCTTGCTGTATCATTCACAATTGGGTTATACAAGATGGAATTGATGAGTTCTTCATAGAAGATAATAATTTGTCAAGTTATAACTATGCTACAACATACAGTGGACAAGCAAATGAGCATACCGAGATG GGACTTGGGAGAGGTACTGGTGTGGCTGCCTGGACATCGCCAATGTCCAATTTCATGCTAAAAAATGTTGCCAATGTGGTTGCCAGTGGTGTTAAAACAAGAAAGGGCTTCAAAAAGGTCTATTTCAATGCATGTGCTAGAGCTGTCAATGAAAAATTCAACACTACGCTCAATGGTGAGCAGATTAAGAATCATCTGAAGACATGGCAAAGAAAGTGGGCAAAGATAACACGACTCAAGAGCTTGAGTGCATCTGGATTCGATGAAGATAACTACATCATCACCCTTGATGAGGAGCACTACAATGGCCATGTGCAC GATCACAAGGCTGATGCCGAGTATTTAAACAAGCCTCTTGAGAACTATGCTGAGATGGAAACAATCTTTGGGAAGGATATGGCTACAGGCAAGTTTGCAAAGGATTCAAGTGCTCCTCTTGGTACAGAAGATGGTGACACTGAAGATGGGTCTGCAAATGGTACAGAAGAGGATCCTAGCAGTGTTTTTGAGGAAGGGGCAACATCTAATGCAAGACCTAACAAGAGGGACAAGATTGTTGAAAGTGCAGAGGATGGGCTGATTGGTGCGTTCAACAGAGTTGGTGACAAGCTTGCCATGGCTATAAAACAAGTTGCTAAATCAAACAATGAGCTGCCAAAAGATCTCTTTGCCAAAGTGAATagcctttcagtttcaggctttAATGATCTTCAGATATCCACGTACTATGTTCATCTGGTGGCCAATCCTCTCATTGGTAAAGCTTTCTATGGCTTGCCATTTGAGCACCAGTTACATTGGATGGCCATATTTGTTAGTAAGAAGTTCCCTGGACAGTAG